From Brienomyrus brachyistius isolate T26 chromosome 18, BBRACH_0.4, whole genome shotgun sequence, one genomic window encodes:
- the rtn2b gene encoding reticulon-2b isoform X2, translated as MYLLLFKIITLNLHAAKLMDLIYWREMEKTGIVFTGLVIGLLCMFQYSTISVVSNFCLTVMCFTFPVRLLFKALELLHFRNVVHPFNSYLEYDLSLTDEQTVRHVETIVLMAATAITEMKHLLFVGSIYDSIKFIVLMYLLTYVGVRCNGLTLMIAGVISVFSLPLFYRQHQEKIDKLVTKFRTSVNKIKDTFQLLLQNIKSARASAPTSGPKAKPKTK; from the exons ATGTATCTACTACTTTTTAAAATTATCACTTTAAACCTTCATGCAGCTAAAT TAATGGACCTGATCTACTGGCGAGAGATGGAGAAGACCGGCATTGTGTTCACAGGGCTGGTCATAGGTTTGCTCTGCATGTTCCAGTATAGCACCATCTCTGTGGTATCCAACTTCTGCTTGACAGTTATGTGTTTCACCTTCCCTGTCCGCCTCCTCTTCAAGGCCCTGGAGCTGCTACATTTCAGAAACGTGGTCCACCCCTTCAA CTCTTATCTGGAATATGACCTCTCTCTGACTGACGAACAGACTGTGCGCCATGTGGAAACAATCGTTCTGATGGCGGCCACGGCCATAACGGAAATGAAGCATCTCTTATTTGTTGGCAGTATTTATGACTCCATAAAG TTCATTGTCCTGATGTACCTGCTGACCTACGTAGGAGTGCGATGCAATGGCCTGACACTGATGATTGCCG GTGTGATATCGGTCTTTTCACTCCCCTTGTTCTACAGGCAACACCAG gagaagatTGACAAATTAGTGACAAAGTTCCGGACTTCTGTAAACAAAATCAAAGATAC attTCAGCTGTTGCTTCAAAACATTAAATCTGCCCGAGCTTCTGCCCCCACCTCTGGACCCAAAGCCAAACCCAAAACAAAATGA